Within Candidatus Cloacimonadota bacterium, the genomic segment CTCGATGTCGGCTCAACTCATCCTGGGGCTGAAGAAGGTCCCAAGGGTTCGGCTGTTCGCCGATTAAAGAGTTACGCGAGCTGGGTTCAGAACGTCGTGAGACAGTTCGGTCCCTATCCTTCGTGGGAGCAGGAAATTTGAGGGGGACTACATCTAGTACGAGAGGACCGGTGTGGACGAACCTCTGGTGTATCGGTTGTGACGCCAGTTGCATTGCCGAGTAGCTATGTTCGGTCAGGATAACCGCTGAAAGCATCTAAGCGGGAAGCCGTCCCCAAAATAGATTTCCCTGAAGAGTCGTTGTAGACTACAACGTAGATAGGTCACAGGTGTAAGCACAGTAATGTGTTCAGCCAAGTGATACTAATCGCTCGATTGTCTTCGTGCCTTTTTTCTCTTATCTCTTAGTTTCACAATAATCAAGTATGAGGCATTCATTCTGGTGGTAATGGAAGTGAGGTCACACCTGTTCCCATCCCGAACACAGCAGTTAAGCTCACTATCGCCGATGGTACTGCACGGGCAACTGTGTGGGAGAGTAGGTCGCCGCCAGAATGAATGCCTCTTTTTTTTATCAAAACAATCAAATACATATCTGGTTCTTAGTTACTATTCGACACAATACAGTATCCTTCGATACACCCTTCGCCAAAATGGAGTACTCCCTCAATGATGCCTGCCATTTTGGTGCAGAAGACTCAGGTTGATAACTACGAGGGAGTGAATGGGTGAGAAGGCGAATATTGATCGATCACTCAGATTGAATAAGATCATTGTACTGAAAAGGAAAGCAGGATCCCGGATGGATCCTGCTTTTGAAAAATAATAAGTAATTAAATCTTATCTATATTTTAACATTTAGACCAACCACAGAGATGACACTTTTTACATCCTTCACTGAATTCGACAGTACCTCCACAATCAGGGCAAACTCCTCCTATACTCTTTTTTTCTTTCTTTTCAGGATTCGAACTGGGGTTTGAACTGAGAACGACATCAGGATCAGAGGAAGAAAAACCATTTAATTGACCTTTCTTATACAAACTAAGATATGATTCTAAGGACTTAGCAATGGCATCAGCACAAGAGGATACTACAGTTCCGCAATACCACATAGGAGAAGGACAACGAATACCTCTTAGCTGATGAATCAGTGATTCTACTTTGACATTTGTACGTAGGCAAAGTGAAGCTAATCGGGCAACAGCTTCCAACTGTGCAGAAGCGCAACCACCGACTTTTCCCATTTGAGTAAAGATTTCGAAAGCGCCATTTTCATCAGAATTAATTGTTATATACAGATGTCCGCAACCGGTTTCTATTCTGCTGGTCAAACCTGTCATTATTTCAGGTCTTGTTCTTGGAGTAATTCTTTGATCGGTCGGATCATAAGTAACAGAAGTTTTTTTACCAGTACTAAGTACCTGGTTAGCCCTACTTCCGTCTCGATAGACTGTAACCCCTTTACAACCGAGTTCATAAGCTAGTAGGAAACTGTTTTTAATATCTGCTTTAGTAGCAGTATGGGGGAAATTGATAGTCTTAGATACAGCATTGTCGGTATATTTTTGGAAGGCAGCCTGCATTTTTATATGCCATTCAGGAGAGATATCATGCGATGTGATAAATACTTTTTTTACATCATCAGGGATTTCTGCAACATTAAGTAAAGAACCGTTTTCCGAAATTTGCTCCATCAATTCTTTAGAGTAAATACCGATCTCTTTCATCTTTTTTTCAAACACAGGGTTAACGTAGAGCAGTTTTTCTCCATCCATGACATTTTTTACATATACAAGAGAAAATTGAGGTTCAATACCACTGGATGTATTACAGATCATACTAATTGTACCAGTAGGTGCAATAGTTGTTACTGTTGCATTTCTTATGCCGTTAGCTTGAATATCAGCCATAATTTGTTCCCAGTCGAGCTTATTTTTTTGACGTTTAAGGTTTTTAGTATCATATATACTTTTGGAGAAGTTAGGGAATGCCCCTTTATCTTTTGCTAACAACATTGATTTCAACTTAGCATGATAATCAATAAATTCCATTAACTCTTCAGCAAAAGATACTGAGGCATCACTATTATATGGTAATCCGATTTCAAAAAGCAAATCGGCGTATCCCATTATTCCGAGTCCGATTTTACGATTTTGCCTTGCCATATTATCAATTTCAGGAAGAGGAAATTCCGATTGGTCAATCACACAATCGAGAAACTCAACAGCATCGAAGACAGTCTCTCTAAGTTTGTCCCAGTTGAAATTACCATTTTCGTAGAAACTATGGACATTTATAGAACCGAGATTACATGCCTCATTAGCCAGAAGAGGTTGTTCGCCACATGGGTTTGTTGACTCGATTTTTCCAATATGGGGAGTAGGATTATGTTGATTAATAACATCAATAAAGACTATACCAGGTTCGCCGTTTTTATATGCCATTTCCACTATCAGATCAAAGACCACTTCTGCCTTTTTTGTTTCAATAACTTGATGTGTATGGGGTGAAACTAATTGAAATTCACCTTTATTTTTTAAAGCATCCATAAAAGAGTCAGTTAAACCAACACTAAGATTGAAATTTGTTAACTCATTAGGGTCACTCTTTGCCGTAATGAATTCAATAATTTGTGGATGATCAATATTGAGAATAGCCATATTGGCACCTCGACGAGTACCACCCTGCTTTACAGCATCTGTTGCAGCATTAAAGACCCTGAGAAATGAAATAGGCCCACTGGAAACTCCACTAGTTGTTTTAACACGAGAATTTGTCTCTCGTAAACGGCTAAAACTGAATCCGGTACCACCCCCACTTTTGTGTATCAAAGCTGCATTTTTAATGGAATTAAAAATACTGTCCAAACTGTCTTCAATAGGTAGTACAAAACAGGCAGAGAGCTGTTGTAGATCGTTACCCGCATTCATTAGTGTCGGTGAATTAGGTAAAAACGCGCCAGAATCAAGCAAAGCACAAAACTTCCGGAAAAGAACCGGATCCCCTTTACTAATATTTCCGGCAACTCTTTCTATAAGCTGTGACCAATTTTCAATGATTGCACCACTCTCATCTTTCTTAAAATATCTCTTTTCCAGTACGACTTTAGCGTTCTCTGATAGTAACATAACAAAACTCCGTAATAGTTTATTTATAAAAAAGTTTTACCTGTCCATCCAATGATAATAAATATCATGAGGAGAGCTTAACCAGGCATTTCTTTTCAGTACTAACTTCAATAATCTTAAATAATAATCAAAATTCAAATCGTTTAATGGTGATATTTGCGAATGATTCCAGATTATACCAAAGTGAGTTTTATATAGAGTTGCATCGTCAATCAAGTATTTAATATGGTTCTTAATAAACCTTTTTGATCGGGGAATGCTCGTAAAAAGAGTATTATTAATAACTTGTGGTATCTCCAGTATTGTAAAAGGTTTATTCTCTTTGATATTATAAGGGTAATATGGATAAGATATCCCTGCTCTATAACCCAATACATCGCAATAACTTATTGATATATCATACTTGATGTCTGTCTCTTCTAAAATCTTCATTAAAGGTTGATAATGATGACACCAGCAATTTTGATAGTAACCCTGAACAATAAAGCCCTGTTCTACATATTTCGAATATGATTCATTGATTTGCTCGGTTGTGACCTCTTTGTCCGCAAAAATTCCGATTGTTTTATCTGATACAGAAGAAAGAATAAGACTAATAAGGGAGTTAATATCTTTTAGTTGCTTTTCATGCAAATTGCCAGGTAATTCAATGGGAAGGAAAAACTCCGGTGTTGATTTGAGATTCTTTTCTCTTTTTATTTGATTTAATAAGCGAGTTGTAGATATCAACTTCTGAGTAGTCAAATCAATCGATTGTTTCTTCTTAGTCTTTTTCCTTTCTGAGCTATCATTTCTTTCAATATCATCCCCAGCTATTAAATGACTGACAGAAGCAGCAAAATCCTTATTATGAGGCAGCTTCATTTGTCTTTGATAACCCGGAAGCATTGTTTCTAAAGCTTTCTGAAAAATATCACAGTATCTATCAACTATAGGTATGTCTTCGAAGTCCCAAGTTCGTTGAATGGTTAATTGCTGAGCTTGTTTTTTAGGAGCATTCTTTTTTTTGTTTTGATGACAAATATCATTTTTCCCCTGAGTGTATTCTTCCCAGCAACTCAGGAAGAAGAAAGCAGAAGAGATGATATCTTTCTTAATTTCTAAGCTTTTAGCCGTATAGAGGAATAATTGCCCCGGTTTTGAGAAAAGAAAGGGTATATTTTCGTTTCTGTAGTTCAGGAAATGAATCTCTTCACTGAAATTATTTTGCTTATTGAAAAAGTCAGCTGCCTGTTTATTGTAATAGATCTCTATAGGTCTTTTGTCTTCAACCGGTGGTCCATAATAGACATGAATATCTTCCAACGTATATTCATAATAGAAATTGGGCTGCAAACCGAGGATCTTACCAAAAGTACGAAACACGTATTCTGCTTTAGGGATAAAGCTTTTCTCTACATTGAGCAAGATACTGATATTTCTACTAATTTCATCCATTGAACTAATACTACTTGTTTAGGATTACCAGATCAAGGATTTCCGGATATTCCCTAACAAAGTGAATTTGCATATCTTGGCGAATCTCATCGTCGAGATCTTCATACGTATCTCTATTCTCTTCGGGGAGAATAACATTCTTGATTCCTGCTCTTTTTGCGGCTAAAATTTTTTCTTTCACACCGCCAATTGCCAGTATCTTCCCTTTTAGTGTTAGCTCACCAGTCATAGCAATGTTTGGTTTAACTTTCTTACCTGTAACCAGAGAAACAATAGCTGTAGTAAGAGTAACTCCGGCAGAGGGACCATCTTTCGGTATCGCACCTGCAGGTAAGTGGATATGAAAATCAGATTTTTTGAATCTATCTATATCGATCCCAAATGTTTGATAATTGCTCTTTATATAACTAAAAGCCAATTTAGCCGATTCTTTCATTACTTCACCCAGAAGACCGGTTAACGAGAGTTCCCCTTTGCCCGGCATAGCAGTTGCTTCACAAAAGAGAATTTCTCCACCATAAGGAGTCCAAGCAAGTCCCGTAACCACTCCAATCTCCGGTTTTTTATTTGCTAATTCCATAGAGAATTTTCTTCTACCGAGAAATTCCTTAACATTCTTATCGGTAATTATATGTAGTTTTGTATTTCCGGTAGCAATCTTTCTGGCAATTTTTCTCATAATCGAAGCGATCATTCTCTGCAAGTTTCTCACCCCGGCTTCTCTGACGTAATACCTGATTATCTCCTTGAGAGCAGAATCCTGAAAGCGAACATTCTTCCCGGTCAGTCCATTGTTCTGTGCTTCTTTTGGAACGAGGTATTTGCGGGCTATATGGATCTTCTCCTCTTCAACATAACTGGAGAACTCCAATATTTCCATTCTGTCTCTAAGAGCAGGAGGAATTGTATCGAGAATATTAGCTGTAGTTATGAAAATAACTTCCGATAGATCGAATTTCAGGTTGATATAGTTATCGATAAACTCGTTGTTTTGTTCCGGATCGAGTACTTCTAACAGGGCAGATGCAGGGTCACCCCGAAAGTCACGACCAATCTTATCAATTTCATCAAGCATGAAGAGCGGGTTAGCTGTTCCGGCGCGTTTAATCTCATTAAGGATCTTACCCGGCATAGCTCCGATATATGTTCTGCGATGTCCTCTAATCTCCGCCTCATCATGAATGCCACCTAGAGAGAGGCGTATAAATCTTCGTTTGAGAGCTCTCGCTATCGATTTTCCAAAAGATGTTTTTCCAACACCCGGAGGACCAACGAAGCAGAGTATCGGACCTTTTAGTTTTTTATTGAGTTTCTTAACCGCGATATACTCAATTATTCTTTCTTTTATCTTGGGAAGGCCATAATGATCAGTTTCCAGAATCTCTTCAATTTTTTGCAGATTCAGACGGTCTTTTGTCTGTTTTCGCCAAGGTAAGTTAACCAGCCATTCCAGATAGCTACGGATAACATTATACTCCGCAGAAGCCGGAGACATCATTGCTAAGCGGTCTAATTCCTCAAAAGCTTCCTTTTCCACATAATCGGGCAGATCAGCAGTTGCGATCTTTGTCGTCCAATTCTCTATCTCCATATTAGCTTCGTCTGTTTCGCCGAGTTCTTTTTTTATAGCAGCAAGCTGTTCTTTGAGATAGTACCGTCTTTGATCCTCATCCATTTCCAGTTGAATATTACTGCGGATAGTATTTTCCAACCGCATCTGCTTGATTAGCTCAGCAAGATACTTGTTTAATCGCTCATATCTTCTTACCAGATCTACAGCTTCTAAAACGGCTTGTTTTTGCTTTACTTCCAATGGAATATTGCCGGCAATAATATCTGCCACACGCCCGGCTTGTTTTATATTCTTCAAACCAAGGATGATCTCTTTATTGAGATCGGATGACTCACTAATGATCTTCTCGACAAGTTCTGTTGCAATATTACGCAGCGCTGTTATCTTAGGAGATTCTTCCAAAATCTCCGGTATGGTCTCAACCTCAACCATCATGAAGGGTTCTTTTTGAGTAATTCTATCTATGCGGATCCTTGATACACCTTGCAAGAGAAGACTAATAGAACCGTCTTGATTTCGCAACATTCTCAATATAGAAACAGCAGAACCGTATTCATATATTTCAACTTCATCCCTTTTATCTTCAATTTCGCGGGTTAAGAAGAATCCTAACAATTTATCATTGGAGAGGGCATAATCGATCACCTTTTTTAACGATTCTTCAGAGACGACCAAAGGGATCATTAAATAGGGAAACATTACCGTGTTGTTGAGATGTATTACCGGTAAAGAACGGGGAATACGATTATTCTGTTCCATCCTTTAACCCTCTGAAATATCCTTTTGTAAACATTTATTCCTCTTAATTATTATGCTAAAAAGACTTTATTAAGCTTACTAACAAGCCGTAGAAAGAATAATGATCAATTTATTCTAATTCCCTTATTATTCGAATAGGTTCAATTTCTTTGATTTTTTGTAAAGCAATTATTGTTGCTAAAAGGCAAATAATTATCACTATACTTGGCACGACAAGAAAATCGCTACTCTTCATGACTACCGGCAGCCACTGCATAGGAAAACCGGGAACAGGTATTTGTATAAACTGATAGTTTTCTTGTACATAAATGAAAGCGAGCGATATAAAACCACCTAAAAAAATACCAATGAATCCCAGCAATAGATTAATGCCGATAAAAAAGCGATTTATCCGGCCTGATTTCATACCGAGTGCCTTCAATATGCCGATCTCTGTCTTTTTCTCTGCTACAGTTTTAAGTGAATTACCTGCCATATTGAAACCGGAAATGATCAACATCAAAGCCAATACTGTAAACATCACTGCTTTTTCTAATTGCATTGCTTGAAAGAGATTAGCATCAAACTGACTCCAATCTTCAACCAAATACTTCCTATCAACTATTCTCTGCAAAGAAGAAGCATATCTTGTCGAATTTTTAGGATTGACGGTCTTAACCTGCAGCAGTGTTACCGCATCACCAATATCAGAAAAAAATCGGGCATTATTGAGCGAGATGTAAGCATAAGTTTTATCGAATTCCGGCATATCGGAAACAAAGATTCCCATCACTCTGAATCGCTTCATTCTCGGCAGTAAACCAAAAGGTGAAGGTGCCCTGTCCACCGGAGATGAGAGCTGTATATATTCACCAATAGTAGCACTAAGTAGAAGAGAAAGGTCGAGTCCAATGATTATTCCGTTCTCTTCGAACTCTTTAATGTCTGGTTTACCTAATCTGATCTGTTGTTCAAGAGAGATCAATTCATTATGTTTTTCATAATCGATACCGAAAGCATTTATCACGGTAGTTGCCTGTCCCTTATGTGCTAATAATTCTTTATTAACCACAGGGGATACAGCAACCATAGAAGGGTGGTTTTCGATATCGGAGACCAGCGATTCGTATTCACTAATTGGGCTTCTGTCGGCACTGATAACACGGATTTCCGCTTTAGAGCCAATGATCCGGTTCATCATATCCTGCTCAAAACCATTCATCACAGTTGATACAATAAGTAGAGCAGTAACTCCGATCGTAATCCCTACAAGAGTAAAGATATGTGAAGTTTTGGGAAAAAAGCGGTTCTTTCCGCAAAGAAACTTCTTGATCAGTATGTAATCCATCTGGTTTTAAGAACCCTTAAATATGATGCTCAGGTTTCATTTGAGGAAAGAGAATTACCTCTTTTATTGACGAATTATTGGTAAAAAGCATACAAAGCCGGTCAACACCAATACCCAAACCACCTGTTGGCGGCATACCATACTCCATAGCTTCCAGAAAATCCTCATCAAAAGGAGCTGCTTCCATATCACCGGCTTCCCTCATAGCTGCTTGCTTCTGTAGTCGTCTTTCTTGTTCTATAGGGTCATTGAGCTCGGTGAAGGCATTTCCCAATTCATGACCGGCTATGAAGAGTTCGAACCTTTCCACAAAGTGTGGATTGTCAACACGACTCTTTGCTAATGGTGAAACCTCTTTTGGGAAGTCTATAATAAATGTCGGTTGGATCAAATTCTTCTCTATATAAATCTCAAATAGTTCAATTATTAATTCACCTGCGGTGGCTTTCTCTGGTATCTCCAGATTATGCTCTTTAAAGAAGGAAGTTAGCTTTGCCAGATCACAATCGGAAGTATCCAAACCGGTCTCTTTCTTGATCAGGTCAATCATACTCCCTCTCGCCCACGGTTTCTGTAATGAAATGGTGTGATTGTCATATTGGAAGCTTGTTGAGTTAAATAACTTTTTCGCAATCGTAGTGATCATATCTTCTGTAAGATCCATCATTGTATGATAGTCAGCATAGGACTGATAGACCTCCAACATAGTAAATTCGGGATTATGATTTCTATCCATCCCTTCATTACGAAAATCTTTGCCGATCTCATATACTTTCTCAAAGCCACCAATGATTAATCTTTTCAGATAGAGTTCGGTTGCTATTCTCAGATAGAGGTCGATATCGAGAGTATTGTGATGAGTAATAAAAGGACGGGCATAAGCACCACCATAGAGTGGCTGTAGCACAGGCGTCTCCACTTCGATAAAATCATGGTTATCGAGATATTCGCGCATAAAACGGATGATATTCGCTCTTGTTATAAAAGTCGCTTTATTATCCGGATTGAGCAGCAAGTCGAGATATCTCTTGCGATAACGCAGCTCAATATCTGAAAACTCATCATAGCGGACAGTTTTACCATCTATAACCTTCTCTTTAACTGTAGGTATAGGTCTGAGATTCTTCGACAAGAGTTTTAAGGTCAAACATTTTAGAGAGTATTCACCTCTTTCTGTTATTATTGCCACTCCGCGAGTCTGAATAAAGTCTCCTAAGTCACAGTGTTTGTATATCTCATAATCAGCTTCTCCAATAGTATCAAGGCGGACATAGAGTTGTATCTTGCCACTCATATCCTCGATATTAGCAAAGCCAATCTTTCCGTGACGACGTAAAGCAGTTAAACGACCTGCAATAGTAATCTCTTCCTGAGATTGCAGTAGATTTTCTCTCTTTTGCTGCAACTCTTTTATCTGATGGGTTCTTTCTACCCTGTTGTGGTAGGGATTTATGCCCATTTCAATGATCTTCTGCAGCTTTTCTCTTTTCAATTTAATGATCTCTGTTGTGTTATGCATATTTAACCTCTTATTTTGGAGACTATTTCTGGAACAATCATTTGATTAGACGTTCAATGTCAAGGATTATGAAGTGTTCATTTCTTGTTGTTCCCATGCTTTAAAAAAGAAAGAAATGAATATCCCTACAAATATGGGGGGTGATAAGATGAAATAAAACAGACTATTATTCTGTAACTACCTCCCGACTCTCTTTTTGTTTTTCTTGCGTCTTGATTTTCA encodes:
- a CDS encoding ABC transporter permease; the protein is MDYILIKKFLCGKNRFFPKTSHIFTLVGITIGVTALLIVSTVMNGFEQDMMNRIIGSKAEIRVISADRSPISEYESLVSDIENHPSMVAVSPVVNKELLAHKGQATTVINAFGIDYEKHNELISLEQQIRLGKPDIKEFEENGIIIGLDLSLLLSATIGEYIQLSSPVDRAPSPFGLLPRMKRFRVMGIFVSDMPEFDKTYAYISLNNARFFSDIGDAVTLLQVKTVNPKNSTRYASSLQRIVDRKYLVEDWSQFDANLFQAMQLEKAVMFTVLALMLIISGFNMAGNSLKTVAEKKTEIGILKALGMKSGRINRFFIGINLLLGFIGIFLGGFISLAFIYVQENYQFIQIPVPGFPMQWLPVVMKSSDFLVVPSIVIIICLLATIIALQKIKEIEPIRIIRELE
- the lon gene encoding endopeptidase La; its protein translation is MEQNNRIPRSLPVIHLNNTVMFPYLMIPLVVSEESLKKVIDYALSNDKLLGFFLTREIEDKRDEVEIYEYGSAVSILRMLRNQDGSISLLLQGVSRIRIDRITQKEPFMMVEVETIPEILEESPKITALRNIATELVEKIISESSDLNKEIILGLKNIKQAGRVADIIAGNIPLEVKQKQAVLEAVDLVRRYERLNKYLAELIKQMRLENTIRSNIQLEMDEDQRRYYLKEQLAAIKKELGETDEANMEIENWTTKIATADLPDYVEKEAFEELDRLAMMSPASAEYNVIRSYLEWLVNLPWRKQTKDRLNLQKIEEILETDHYGLPKIKERIIEYIAVKKLNKKLKGPILCFVGPPGVGKTSFGKSIARALKRRFIRLSLGGIHDEAEIRGHRRTYIGAMPGKILNEIKRAGTANPLFMLDEIDKIGRDFRGDPASALLEVLDPEQNNEFIDNYINLKFDLSEVIFITTANILDTIPPALRDRMEILEFSSYVEEEKIHIARKYLVPKEAQNNGLTGKNVRFQDSALKEIIRYYVREAGVRNLQRMIASIMRKIARKIATGNTKLHIITDKNVKEFLGRRKFSMELANKKPEIGVVTGLAWTPYGGEILFCEATAMPGKGELSLTGLLGEVMKESAKLAFSYIKSNYQTFGIDIDRFKKSDFHIHLPAGAIPKDGPSAGVTLTTAIVSLVTGKKVKPNIAMTGELTLKGKILAIGGVKEKILAAKRAGIKNVILPEENRDTYEDLDDEIRQDMQIHFVREYPEILDLVILNK
- a CDS encoding vitamin B12-dependent ribonucleotide reductase; this encodes MLLSENAKVVLEKRYFKKDESGAIIENWSQLIERVAGNISKGDPVLFRKFCALLDSGAFLPNSPTLMNAGNDLQQLSACFVLPIEDSLDSIFNSIKNAALIHKSGGGTGFSFSRLRETNSRVKTTSGVSSGPISFLRVFNAATDAVKQGGTRRGANMAILNIDHPQIIEFITAKSDPNELTNFNLSVGLTDSFMDALKNKGEFQLVSPHTHQVIETKKAEVVFDLIVEMAYKNGEPGIVFIDVINQHNPTPHIGKIESTNPCGEQPLLANEACNLGSINVHSFYENGNFNWDKLRETVFDAVEFLDCVIDQSEFPLPEIDNMARQNRKIGLGIMGYADLLFEIGLPYNSDASVSFAEELMEFIDYHAKLKSMLLAKDKGAFPNFSKSIYDTKNLKRQKNKLDWEQIMADIQANGIRNATVTTIAPTGTISMICNTSSGIEPQFSLVYVKNVMDGEKLLYVNPVFEKKMKEIGIYSKELMEQISENGSLLNVAEIPDDVKKVFITSHDISPEWHIKMQAAFQKYTDNAVSKTINFPHTATKADIKNSFLLAYELGCKGVTVYRDGSRANQVLSTGKKTSVTYDPTDQRITPRTRPEIMTGLTSRIETGCGHLYITINSDENGAFEIFTQMGKVGGCASAQLEAVARLASLCLRTNVKVESLIHQLRGIRCPSPMWYCGTVVSSCADAIAKSLESYLSLYKKGQLNGFSSSDPDVVLSSNPSSNPEKKEKKSIGGVCPDCGGTVEFSEGCKKCHLCGWSKC
- the lysS gene encoding lysine--tRNA ligase, producing MHNTTEIIKLKREKLQKIIEMGINPYHNRVERTHQIKELQQKRENLLQSQEEITIAGRLTALRRHGKIGFANIEDMSGKIQLYVRLDTIGEADYEIYKHCDLGDFIQTRGVAIITERGEYSLKCLTLKLLSKNLRPIPTVKEKVIDGKTVRYDEFSDIELRYRKRYLDLLLNPDNKATFITRANIIRFMREYLDNHDFIEVETPVLQPLYGGAYARPFITHHNTLDIDLYLRIATELYLKRLIIGGFEKVYEIGKDFRNEGMDRNHNPEFTMLEVYQSYADYHTMMDLTEDMITTIAKKLFNSTSFQYDNHTISLQKPWARGSMIDLIKKETGLDTSDCDLAKLTSFFKEHNLEIPEKATAGELIIELFEIYIEKNLIQPTFIIDFPKEVSPLAKSRVDNPHFVERFELFIAGHELGNAFTELNDPIEQERRLQKQAAMREAGDMEAAPFDEDFLEAMEYGMPPTGGLGIGVDRLCMLFTNNSSIKEVILFPQMKPEHHI